One Malaclemys terrapin pileata isolate rMalTer1 chromosome 7, rMalTer1.hap1, whole genome shotgun sequence genomic region harbors:
- the HESX1 gene encoding homeobox expressed in ES cells 1: MASTSLCASDTAVSQNLQKVSSFVETKTTHCSFSIESILGLEQKKDGIPAAIPHRPWMDTCNNLGEDTSQCLQTPVISCEGPLFHVNSYPMLEERVLKCEKYFSATERLSYKRELSWYRGRRPRTAFTRNQIEMLENVFRVNSYPGIDVREELAHKLDLDEDRIQIWFQNRRAKLKRSHRESQFIMVKNTLTSNLLE; this comes from the exons ATGGCAAGTACATCATTATGTGCTTCTGATACAGCAGTGTCTCAAAATCTTCAGAAAGTATCCAGTTTTGTGGAAACTAAAACCACACATTGCTCATTTTCCATTGAAAGCATTTTGGGATTAGAACAGAAAAAAGATGGCATTCCAGCTGCGATACCTCACAGACCGTGGATGGATACATGCAACAATTTAG gAGAAGACACTAGTCAGTGTCTGCAGACCCCTGTCATTTCCTGTGAAGGGCCATTATTTCATGTTAACAGTTACCCGATGCTGGAGGAAAGAGttttgaaatgtgaaaaatatttttcagccaCTGAAAGGCTATCTTACAAAAGGGAACTGAGCTGGTACAGGGGTAGGAGACCAAGAACTGCTTTCACTAGAAACCAG ATTGAAATGCTGGAAAATGTTTTTAGAGTGAACTCCTATCCTGGCATTGACGTTAGAGAAGAACTAGCTCACAAACTAGATTTAGATGAAGACAGGATCCAg ATCTGGTTCCAGAATCGCCGTGCAAAGCTGAAAAGATCCCACAGAGAATCTCAGTTTATAATGGTGAAAAACACTTTAACCTCCAACCTGCTGGAATAG